A section of the Mastomys coucha isolate ucsf_1 unplaced genomic scaffold, UCSF_Mcou_1 pScaffold15, whole genome shotgun sequence genome encodes:
- the Mrpl41 gene encoding 39S ribosomal protein L41, mitochondrial, producing MGFLTAVTQGLVRGADRMSKWTSKRGPRTFTKSRGAKRTGIYTSDGKFMKIKEMVPEFVVPDLTGFKLKPYVNYRAPAGIDTPLTAKMLFLETVAPAIEKDFKEGTFDADNLEKYGFEPTQEGKLFQLYPKNFPR from the coding sequence ATGGGTTTCCTGACTGCCGTGACTCAAGGCCTGGTGCGGGGAGCGGACAGGATGAGCAAGTGGACAAGCAAGCGGGGACCACGCACCTTCACTAAGAGTCGGGGTGCCAAGAGAACAGGCATCTATACTTCTGATGGGAAGTTTATGAAGATAAAAGAAATGGTCCCGGAATTTGTCGTCCCTGACTTGACCGGCTTCAAGCTCAAGCCCTACGTTAATTACCGAGCTCCTGCAGGCATAGACACACCTCTAACTGCCAAAATGCTCTTCCTGGAAACAGTTGCACCTGCTATCGAAAAAGACTTTAAAGAAGGGACTTTTGATGCTGACAACCTGGAGAAATATGGCTTCGAGCCCACACAGGAAGGCAAGCTGTTCCAATTGTATCCTAAGAATTTCCCACGCTAG
- the Dph7 gene encoding diphthine methyltransferase isoform X3 yields the protein MVNEGTAELQLVASWPAHHFEAWIAAFNYWQTELVYSGGDDCLLRAWDTRMLGTPVFTSKRHSMGVCSIQSSPHQEHILATGSYDEHVLLWDTRNIRQPLADVPVQGGVWRLRWHPVHHHLLLAACMHNGFKILNCQKAIEEKQDITVLISHNMPNSLVYGADWSWLFHSTKPTSTWSFDQSDLGVKAADHCSLKVAKEQPAHSHQRTVGHQVEGPAGAHSRAELKASLLPLTEDMKNSSQGFSSHGLSHFDNGLLATCSFYDHVLHLWKWEANQACTLSSDPGCDLGSADH from the exons TGAATGAGGGCACAGCTGAACTACAGCTAGTGGCGTCTTGGCCAGCCCATCACTTTGAGGCCTGGATTGCTGCTTTCAATTACTGGCAGACAGAACTGGTGTATTCAG GGGGAGACGACTGCCTTCTGAGAGCCTGGGACACCAGGATGCTGGGCACACCTGTCTTCACTAGCAAAAG ACACTCTATGGGTGTGTGCAGCATCCAGAGCAGCCCCCATCAGGAGCATATACTGGCTACTGGAAG CTATGATGAACATGTTCTGCTGTGGGACACTCGGAACATAAGACAGCCATTGGCAGATGTACCAGTGCAAGGAGGTGTGTGGAGGCTCAGGTGGCACCCAGTTCACCACCATCTACTTCTGGCAGCCTGCATGCACAATGGCTTCAAGATTCTCAACTGCCAGAAGGCCATTG AGGAGAAGCAGGACATAACTGTTTTAATATCTCACAACATGCCTAACTCATTAGTATATGGGGCTGACTGGTCCTGGCTTTTCCATTCCACGAAGCCCACATCAACCTGGTCCTTTGATCAAAGTGACCTTGGAGTCAAAGCAGCAGACCACTGCAGCCTAAAGGTTGCCAAGGAGCAGCCAGCACATTCTCATCAGCGAACCGTGGGTCATCAGGTGGAAGGCCCTGCTGGAGCTCACAGCAGAGCTGAACTGAaggcttctctccttccattaacAGAGGACATGAAAAACAGCAGTCAAGGGTTCTCATCGCACGGTCTCAGCCACTTTGACAATGGCCTCCTGGCCACCTGCTCCTTTTATGACCATGTTCTCCACCTTTGGAAGTGGGAGGCAAATCAAGCTTGCACTCTTAGCAGTGATCCTGGATGTGATTTGGGGAGTGCTGACCATTGA